The window AAGCTTCCTCCGCGCTTCTCGCTCCGACGCGAAGACGGCTCCTTGCGGTGTGTTGGCGACGAACCGGACGTGGGCGCGCCCTCAGGCAAGCGTCCTGATGGAATTGCTGATACTGCGCGCGCAATCGATCACCGCAGGCGCCAGCCGCGCTTCCGCGTCCGCCAGCGTCCAGCGGCTCGTCGGCGCGACGACGTGAACCGCGCCGACCGGGCGGCGCTCGCCGTCGAGCACCGCCGCCGCGATGGTCATATCGCCGATAAACAACTCTTCGCGGTTCGACGCATAACCGTTGCGCCGCCCAAGCACAAGACGCCTCCCGATTTCCTCAAGATCCGTGACGGTGTACTGCGTGTGCGTCACGCGGTCGCTGGCCGCCAGCAGCGCGCGTGACTCGTCGTCCGGCAGCGCCGCGAGATAGGCCCGCCCCGACGCCGTGCAGTACATTGGAATACGGCTACCTATGGGCATGTGGATCGGCACGAATTTCATGCACACGAACCGCGCCACGTAGACCATGTCGAGGCCATCCGGCTCGGTCAGATTGGTCGTCTCGCCGATGACATTGGTGAGTTCGGATAGAAACGGGTTGGCGACGTCGATCAGCGTGTCGGCGGCAAGATAGTTGAAACCGATTTGCATCACACGCGGCGCGAGCTGATACCGCTTCGTACGCGGATGCTTTCTCACGTAGCCGAGCTTCTCCAGCGTGTAGATCATGCGCTGCGCAGAGCTTTTGGTAATCGACGTCGCCTCCGCGACTTCCGGCAGCGTCATCGAACGGCGTTGCGCGCTGAACGCGCGCAGCACCGCGATTCCTTTCTCCAGCGACTGATTGAACAGCGCATCCGGCGTCTCATCCGGATCCAAAAAGGCCTTCGGCCGCGCGCCGGACGTCTTGCGTGTCATGGAATTACCCAATTGTTTAGGTGTGACATCGAGACTAGCATATCGCATATCGATATTCAAGTTACGCTAATCGATATTTTTGATTCGAATATCATAGTGAAACCGATGGTTGCCGATATTCCTGTCGGCCCTCGCCAACCCCGTGGAGAGACTCATGTTCCAGTTCGCCAAACGCTTCGCTAGTGTCTTTGCAACAGGATTGCTGCTCGCCGGCGCGCCGGCCTGGGCGGTTGCCGCCACCACCTACGAGGTCGGTTCGACGGCCACCGGCGTGCCGTTCACCTTTCTCGACGTAAAGAGCAATTCGATCCAGGGGCTGCTAGTCGATGCGATCACGGCAACGGGCAAGGCGGCGAGCTTCGATGTGAAGATCGAGCAGACCACGTTCTCGTCGCTGATTCCGTCGCTGACCACCAAAAAGATCGACATCATTTCAGCAGCCATGCTGAAGACGCCGGCGCGCGAACAGGTCGTGGATTTCTCCGATACGGTCTATTCGTATGGCGAGGGCCTGATCGTTCGCGCGGACGACAAACGTCAGTACACGTCCATGGACGATCTCAAGGGCGAGATCGTCGGCGCGCAGGTCGGCACCGCGTTCGTCGACGCCTTGAACAAGAAGGGCATCTTCAAGGAAGTGCGCACTTACGATTCGGTCGCCGACATCATGCGCGACGTCGCATTGGGCCGTATCAAGGCGGGCTTCGGCGATCATCCGATCATTGCCTATCAGCTTCAGCACAATCCGAATCCGCAACTGCGCCTCGTCAGCGGATATCAGCCTTCGGTGAAAGGCCAGTTGTGCTTCGTCGTGCGCAAGGGCGACACGGCCACGCTGGAGCAGTTGAATGCCGGCATCAAGAAGATCAAGGCCGACGGAACGCTTACGCAGATCGTCAAGAAGTGGCAGGTGGAATGACGCCGTTTTCAGAATAAGGACTGCCCGCCATGTTCTTCCAGAACGCCGTTGAATTCCTGCCGATCCTGCTGAAAGGCGCGGTCGTCACGATCGAGATCACTTTCTGCTCGTTCGTCCTGAGCACCGTGCTCGGGTTGCTGCTCGCGCTGATGCGCGTGTCCGACAACCGCGTCCTGTCGAACACGGCCGCAACTTTCATCAACGTGATTCGCGGACTGCCGATCATCGTTCAGCTCTTCTATATCTACTTTGTGCTGCCCGATCTCGGTGTGCAGTTGTCCGCCTTCCAGGCCGGGTTTATCGGCCTCGGTATTGCGTACTCGGTGTATCAGGCGGAGAACTTTCGCGCGGGCATTCAGGCGATCGATCACGGGCAGATCGAAGCGGCGCAGTCCATTGGCATGCGCGGCACGATGATCATGCGGCGCGTGGTGCTGCCGCAAGCGTTCCGGATCGCGCTGCCACCGTACGGCAACACGCTCGTGATGATGCTCAAGGATTCGTCGCTCGCCTCGACGATCACGGTCGCCGAAATGACGCGTGCCGGGCAGCTCATCGCATCGTCCACGTTTCAGAACATGACGGTTTTCACGCTGGTCGCGCTGCTATATCTCGGACTCAGCCTGCCGCTCGTCTATGGATTGCGGCGGCTCGAACGCCGCCTTGGACTGAAGGGAAAACGATGATCAAGGTCGACTCGATTCACAAGCGATTTCACGATCAGCACGTGCTGAAGGGGGTCAGTCTGAATGTGGAACGCGGCCAGGTGGTATGTCTGATCGGTCCATCGGGCTCGGGCAAATCCACGCTATTACGCTGTATCAACGGGCTGGAACGGCATGACGCCGGAGAGATCACCGTCGAGGGTCGCACCGTCGACGCAAAATCGAAACAGATCCACGAACTGCGCGCGCAGGTCGGCATGGTGTTCCAGCGTTTCAATCTGTTTCCGCATCGCACGGCGCTGGAAAACGTGTTCGAGGGTCCCGTGTTCGTGAAGAAGCAAGCGCGCGCTCAGGCACGCGAGCACGCGCGGCATCTGCTCGACAAGGTCGGGCTTGCGCATCGTATGAACGCGCATCCGGCGGAACTGTCGGGCGGACAGCAGCAGCGCGTGGCGATCGCGCGAGCGCTGGCCATGGAGCCCAAAGCGATTCTCTTCGACGAACCCACCTCGGCGCTCGACCCGGAACTGGTCGGCGAAGTGCTCGGCGTGATGCGCCAACTGGCCGACGACGGCATGACGATGATCGTCGTCACGCATGAAATGGCGTTTGCGCGCGAAGTGGCCGACCGTGTGTGTTTTCTTCACGACGGCGCGATCCATGAAGAAGGCAGCGCGGCCGAGTTGTTCGACCGTCCCCGCCATGCCCGCACGCGCGAGTTTCTCGGCAAGATGCCCGCGCTTGCCGAAGCGCCCCGGATTTGAAGACCATCATGAACCTGGCTGAAGTTGAAGTCGCAAAGCCGTTGCCGCCCTCGCTGTGGGCAGCGACGGCGGAACCCGCAGTTGTAACGCCTCGGCTCGATAGCTCGACGGTCGTAGACGTGACGATCGTCGGCGCCGGCTATACCGGGTTGTCGACGGCGTTGCATCTGGCGGAGCAGGGCTTGCGCGTCTGCGTGATCGACGCCAACGAGCCCGGCTGGGGAGCGTCCGGCCGGAATGGCGGCCAGGTTATTCCCGGCCTGAAATACGATCCCGATGAACTCATCCGACGCTACGGTCCGCACGACGGCAACGCGCTCGTGCAAATGGCGGGCGGTGCTGCTGATACGGTTTTCGATCTGGTCGCGCGCCACGGCATTCGCTGCGATGCAACGCGTGCGGGCTGGATTCAGCCGACCCATTCGCACAAGCTGCTGAAGACGCTGTACGCTCGCGCAGGACAGTGGGAAGCGCGTGGCGCGCCGGTCGAGTTGCTCGACCGTGCGCAGGTATCGAAACGGCTCGGCACTGACGCGTTTGTCGGCGGCTGGGTCGATCGGCGCGCAGGCAGCGTGCAACCGCTGAGTTATGCACGCGGCCTTGCGCGCGCGGCGCAAGCGGCGGGCGCTGAGATTCATGGCGGGACTCGCGCCGCGGGCGTCGAGCGCGGCGCGAACGGATGGCGCATTCGCACGGCGCATGGTCCGGTCATCGAGTCGAAACAGGTGCTGCTCGCCACCAACGGCTATACCGACGGACTCTGGCCGCGACTGGCGCAATCGGTGATCGCGGCAAACAGCTTCATTGTCGCGACGAAGCCGCTGGCGGACGATGTCGGCGCAACGATTCTGGCGGGCGGCGAAGTGACTTCCGATTCGCGGCGTCTGCTGCTGTACTTTCGCAAGGATGCGGATGGACGTTTGCTGATGGGCGGGCGTGGACCTTTTCGCGACCCTCGCAGCGCCGGGGATTGGGTGCATCTCGAGCGTGCGGCCCAGTTGATGTTTCCACACATCAAGGACATCGAGTTTGAATTCCGATGGGCTGGTCGCATCGCCATCACACGCAATTTTTTGCCGCACGTGCACGTGCCGGCAGAAGGCATGACTATCGCTCTCGGTTACAACGGACGCGGCATTGCGATGGCGACAACGCTCGGGAAGCATCTGGCCGCTTTAATCGGCGGGACGACGCGCGGATTACCGCTTCCGCCGACGTCGATCGAGCCAGTTCCATTTCACGCGTTGCAGCGGCTCTATATCAGTGCGGGAGTGGCGTGGTATGGACTGCTCGACGCGCTGTCATGAGCGCTCCGATTGATAAACGGCGCGCTGACGCACGTCGTTTGGTGACAGTGCTGGAACTGGCGGCCAATGCCGACGCCTGCCGCGCTTCCCAAGCGACGACGGTGCTCGCTGGAGCCCATTGTCGATGGTTGCCGCGATGGCGATGATACGCACCGAGCTTGCCGGGTCGAGCGTGTTGCCGTCGATGCGCGGGAATGCCTGCAACGCCTGAAGTGCGGTGGGTCTCGTCAAACCAGTGCTACCGAGGCAGGCGATTTGCCCGTCGAGTCTTGTCAGACACGACGCAAGTACCGCTGCACCAGCAATCCCCCCAGCGTCATCAGCCGGCGTGCCGCAACAACCCACGCAACGACTGTTCAGTTTCCGCACACATAACCGCAACCGCACCACGACCGGCGCAGCCCCGCCGGGTGGGAACAAACCCGTATAGCCCCATTTCCCCGCCCCTGCCTACCCTCGCCCGCATGCCGGTCGACACCCAAGTCCCCAACCAACACCCGATCCGGCCGATCCGAATGTCCTCAGGAGCGTAAATGGATAGCAGCATCAGCACCAATACCGCACTATTCAACGCCGACGTCTGGTGCGGCAAGACTTTCAACGGACGCTGGCACGCGAGCCCGCTCTCGGCCGACGTGATCGAACCAGCGACCGGCAACACGCTCGGCCGCATCGGCCTCGCCGACAGCACAGCCATCGCCGACGCGTCGGCCGCCGCGCATCGCGCGCAGCCCGCATGGTTCGGCCTGCCGTACGACGAGCGTGCGGCGGTCCTGCGTCGCGCGGCGGCCGTCGCCGAAACGCACTTCGATGCGATCGTCGACTGGCTCGTCCGCGAAAGCGGCTCGACGCGCGCGAAGGCGTCGTTCGAAACGTCGGTCACGATCAAGGCACTGCACGAAGCGGCCGGGCTGCCGTCACGAGCGGCCGGCGAAGTGCTGCCGTCGGCGGCCGGCCGGCTGTCGCTCGCGCGTCGCCGCCCGCGCGGCGTGGTCGGCGTGATCTCGCCGTTCAATTTCCCGCTGTACCTCGCGATGCGCGCGGTCGCGCCGGCGCTCGCACTCGGCAACGCCGTCGTGCTGAAGCCCGATCCGCGTACCGCCGTGTGCGGCGGCGTCGCGATCGCACGCGTGTTCGAGCTCGCCGGCTTGCCGGCCGGCGTGCTGCACGTGCTGCCCGGCGACGGCGCGGCCGGTGCCGCGCTGGTCGCCGATCCGCATGTCGCGATGATTCAGTTCACCGGCTCCACCGCGGCCGGGCGCAAGGTCGGCGAAGCGGCCGGCCGCCATCTGAAGAAGGTGTCGCTGGAACTCGGCGGCAAGAATTCGCTGATCGTGCTCGACGATGCCGATCTCGACCGCGCGGTCGCGAACACCGCATGGGGCGCGTATCTGCATCAAGGCCAGATCTGCATGGCAACCGGCCGCGTGCTGGTGCAGCGCGCGATTCACGACCGCTTCGTCGCGAAGCTCGTCGAGAAGGCGCAAAGCCTACGTGTCGGCGATCCGGCCACCGGCGACGTCGGCCTCGGCCCGCTGATCAACGCCGCGCAACGCGACCATGCGGCGAGCGTGGTCGACGCGGCTCGTCGCGCCGGCGCACGCGTCGAGACGGGCGGCGGCCATCGCGACCTGTTCTTCGAGCCGACCGTGCTGAGCGGCGTCGCGCCTGGCAATCCGGCGTTCGACGAGGAAATCTTCGGGCCGGTCGCGATCGTCGTGCCGTTCGATACCGACGAAGACGCGATCGCGCTCGCAAACCGCACCGAGTACGGGCTGTCGATGGCGATCCTGTCCGCCGACGTCGGCCGTGCGCTGAGGATCGGCGAGCGGCTGAACACCGGGCTGCTGCACATCAACGACCAGACGGTCAACGACGAAGCGATCAACCCGTTCGGCGGCGTCGGCGCATCGGGCAATGGCTCGAGCATCGGCGGTGCGGCAAACTGGGAAGAATTCACGCAGTGGCAGTGGCTGACGATCAAGGGCGAAGCGCCGCTGTATCCGATTTGACGAGGAAACCGACCATGTATACCGAAAACGATACGCGCGCCGTCACCGCGGCCGTCGCCCGCGCCGCCGGCGCGCCCTTCTCGATCGAGCCGGCCCGGATCCGCGCGCCGCGCGGCGACGAGGTGCTGGTGCGCGTCGTCGCGACGGGCCTGTGCCACACCGACCTGATCGTGCGCGACCAGTACTATCCGGTGCCGCTGCCGGCGGTGCTCGGTCATGAAGGCGCCGGCGTGGTCGAGGCAGTCGGCCCGAACGTGAAGATGCTCGCCGCCGGCGATCACGTCGTGCTGACCTACGGCGCGTGCGGCCATTGCGCGTCGTGCGTCGGCGGTCACGGCGCGTATTGCCGGCAGTTCTTCGCGCTGAACTTCGGGGGTGCCGATGCCGACGGACAGACGGCCCTCCGCGACGCAGCGGGCGAACCGCTGCACGATCATTTCTTCGCGCAGTCGTCGTTCGCGAGCTACGCGCTCGCGCGCGAGAACAACGCGATCAAGGTGCCGAAGGAAGCGCCGCTCGAACTGCTCGGCCCGCTCGGCTGCGGGATCCAGACCGGCGCGGGCGCGGTGATCAATTCGCTCGCGGTACGCACGGGCAGCAGCTTCGCGAGCTTCGGCGCCGGCGCGGTCGGCATGAGCGCCGTGATGGCCGCGCGTATCGCCGGCGCGACGGCGATCATCGCCGTCGACATCGTGCCGTCGCGGCTCGCACTGGCGCTGGAGCTCGGCGCGACGCACGCGATCAACAGCAAGGAAGTCGACGTCGCCGACGCGATCCGCGAGATCACCGGCGGCGGCGTCGACTACGCGCTCGAATCGACGGGGCTGCCGGCCGTGCTGTCGCAAGGGATCGACGCGCTCGGCTCGCGCGGCACGATAGGCGTGGTCGGCGCGCCGAAGCTCGGCACGAAGGCCGAATTCGACGTGAACAGCCTGCTGCTCGGCGGCCACACGATCCGCGGGATCGTCGAAGGCGACAGCGTGCCGCAGACCTTCATTCCGCAACTCGTGCAGCTGCATCTGCAAGGCCGGTTCCCCTTCGACCGGCTGGTGAAGTTCTATCCGCTCGAGCAGATCAACCAGGCCGCCGCGGACAGCAGCAGCGGCATCACGCTCAAACCGATCCTACGGTTGCCGCATTGAGCGCGGGGCACCGCCGGCGGCATCCCGATGCAAATCGGGCAACCCGCTGCGTGCGCCCTTGCACGGCATGAAGATACCCCGCCTCGAGCACCGGGCTATATTACGCATTCGCGCGACACGCCGGCCGGCATGCCCGGCCCGGCCATTCGACCCACATGGAGCGCATGTGTGAATACAGCCCCTGAATCTCCTGCACGGCTGGTCGACCTCGACCGGCTCCGCGCCCGGTTCGCGGCGGGCGAGCCGCTGCCCGAAACTGCTCTGCCGGCCAGCGTCGCGCGCTCGTGGCTGCGTTCGCGCGACGCCGGGCTGCGGCCATGGCAACACGCCCGCTATGAAATGCAGCGCGAGCTCGACGAATCGCGCGCGGACCGGCGGCTCTACCGTTGCGTCGCGCAGGAAATCGAGCCGCTGTGGGCCGCGTTCGGCGGCCGCGAGTGGACGATCTTCTGCGTCAATCCGCGCGGCACGATCGTGCATGCGCGGCGCAGCCCGCAATGCGACGACGCGCTGCTGACGCCGATCGTGGCCGGTCGCCGGATCGTCGAACCGAACATCGGCACGACCGCGCCGAGTTGCGTGATTCACGACGGCGCCGAGGCCGTCGTCGCGGGCGCCCAGCACTATCTCGACGAGTTCTCGCGGGTATTCTGCCTCGCGGTGCCGCTGGTCGGCCTCGACGGTGAAGTGATCGGCGCGCTCGACATCACCGGCATCGGCCGGCGCAACGTCGCGCAGCTGCGCGAGCAGTTCCGGCACGCGGCGCTGTCCGCCGAGCAGCGGCTGTATGCGATGTTGCGCGACTGCCATCTGCTGCAGGTCCAGCACGATCCGCGCTGGCTCGGCACGCCGCTCGCCGGCGTCATCGCGCTCGACGGCGCGGGCCGTGTGCGCGCGGTGAGCCGGCTTGCACGGCAGATGCTCGATCTCGCGCCCGCAGGGCCGGTCGCGCCGTATGACCTCCGGCAACTGTTTCCCGGCGCGACGCCCGCGCAACAGCGTCGTTTGCTGACACCGGCGCGCACGCCGCAGCGAATCGCGCGCGACGATGGTAGCCACGTATGGGTGCGCACGCTGCGCGCGCCGCTCGATCGGGCGACGATGTCGCGCCACGCCGATGTGCTCGAAGACGCCGCCGATGTGTGCACCGCGGCGCCGGCCGCGAGCCCGCAGGCAAGCCTGCACGAACAGTCGCTCGAAGCCATCCGCCGCGCGCTCCGCGAACACGACGGCAATGTGTCGGCGGCCGCGCGGCAACTCGGCATTTCACGCACGACGCTGTACGCGAAGCTCAAGCGGCTCGAAGCTGCGGGGATCGGGACTGACGGGCTGCATTGACGCGGCGTGCAACGTGCGGTGTGCGGTGTGCGGTGTGCGGTGTGCGGTGTGCGGTGTGCGGTGTGCGGTGTGCGGTGTGCAACGTGCAACGTGCGGCGATGAGCATGAAACGATGGCGGCCACGCCATCGCCCTGCCCGATTCCTTGCGAACCCGATCGCCGCCGTCGCATCCCCCGTCGCGAATGGCT is drawn from Burkholderia ambifaria AMMD and contains these coding sequences:
- a CDS encoding NAD(P)-dependent alcohol dehydrogenase, which produces MYTENDTRAVTAAVARAAGAPFSIEPARIRAPRGDEVLVRVVATGLCHTDLIVRDQYYPVPLPAVLGHEGAGVVEAVGPNVKMLAAGDHVVLTYGACGHCASCVGGHGAYCRQFFALNFGGADADGQTALRDAAGEPLHDHFFAQSSFASYALARENNAIKVPKEAPLELLGPLGCGIQTGAGAVINSLAVRTGSSFASFGAGAVGMSAVMAARIAGATAIIAVDIVPSRLALALELGATHAINSKEVDVADAIREITGGGVDYALESTGLPAVLSQGIDALGSRGTIGVVGAPKLGTKAEFDVNSLLLGGHTIRGIVEGDSVPQTFIPQLVQLHLQGRFPFDRLVKFYPLEQINQAAADSSSGITLKPILRLPH
- a CDS encoding amino acid ABC transporter ATP-binding protein — translated: MIKVDSIHKRFHDQHVLKGVSLNVERGQVVCLIGPSGSGKSTLLRCINGLERHDAGEITVEGRTVDAKSKQIHELRAQVGMVFQRFNLFPHRTALENVFEGPVFVKKQARAQAREHARHLLDKVGLAHRMNAHPAELSGGQQQRVAIARALAMEPKAILFDEPTSALDPELVGEVLGVMRQLADDGMTMIVVTHEMAFAREVADRVCFLHDGAIHEEGSAAELFDRPRHARTREFLGKMPALAEAPRI
- a CDS encoding benzaldehyde dehydrogenase gives rise to the protein MDSSISTNTALFNADVWCGKTFNGRWHASPLSADVIEPATGNTLGRIGLADSTAIADASAAAHRAQPAWFGLPYDERAAVLRRAAAVAETHFDAIVDWLVRESGSTRAKASFETSVTIKALHEAAGLPSRAAGEVLPSAAGRLSLARRRPRGVVGVISPFNFPLYLAMRAVAPALALGNAVVLKPDPRTAVCGGVAIARVFELAGLPAGVLHVLPGDGAAGAALVADPHVAMIQFTGSTAAGRKVGEAAGRHLKKVSLELGGKNSLIVLDDADLDRAVANTAWGAYLHQGQICMATGRVLVQRAIHDRFVAKLVEKAQSLRVGDPATGDVGLGPLINAAQRDHAASVVDAARRAGARVETGGGHRDLFFEPTVLSGVAPGNPAFDEEIFGPVAIVVPFDTDEDAIALANRTEYGLSMAILSADVGRALRIGERLNTGLLHINDQTVNDEAINPFGGVGASGNGSSIGGAANWEEFTQWQWLTIKGEAPLYPI
- a CDS encoding IclR family transcriptional regulator, which gives rise to MTRKTSGARPKAFLDPDETPDALFNQSLEKGIAVLRAFSAQRRSMTLPEVAEATSITKSSAQRMIYTLEKLGYVRKHPRTKRYQLAPRVMQIGFNYLAADTLIDVANPFLSELTNVIGETTNLTEPDGLDMVYVARFVCMKFVPIHMPIGSRIPMYCTASGRAYLAALPDDESRALLAASDRVTHTQYTVTDLEEIGRRLVLGRRNGYASNREELFIGDMTIAAAVLDGERRPVGAVHVVAPTSRWTLADAEARLAPAVIDCARSISNSIRTLA
- a CDS encoding ABC transporter substrate-binding protein, coding for MFQFAKRFASVFATGLLLAGAPAWAVAATTYEVGSTATGVPFTFLDVKSNSIQGLLVDAITATGKAASFDVKIEQTTFSSLIPSLTTKKIDIISAAMLKTPAREQVVDFSDTVYSYGEGLIVRADDKRQYTSMDDLKGEIVGAQVGTAFVDALNKKGIFKEVRTYDSVADIMRDVALGRIKAGFGDHPIIAYQLQHNPNPQLRLVSGYQPSVKGQLCFVVRKGDTATLEQLNAGIKKIKADGTLTQIVKKWQVE
- a CDS encoding amino acid ABC transporter permease, whose protein sequence is MFFQNAVEFLPILLKGAVVTIEITFCSFVLSTVLGLLLALMRVSDNRVLSNTAATFINVIRGLPIIVQLFYIYFVLPDLGVQLSAFQAGFIGLGIAYSVYQAENFRAGIQAIDHGQIEAAQSIGMRGTMIMRRVVLPQAFRIALPPYGNTLVMMLKDSSLASTITVAEMTRAGQLIASSTFQNMTVFTLVALLYLGLSLPLVYGLRRLERRLGLKGKR
- a CDS encoding helix-turn-helix domain-containing protein, translating into MNTAPESPARLVDLDRLRARFAAGEPLPETALPASVARSWLRSRDAGLRPWQHARYEMQRELDESRADRRLYRCVAQEIEPLWAAFGGREWTIFCVNPRGTIVHARRSPQCDDALLTPIVAGRRIVEPNIGTTAPSCVIHDGAEAVVAGAQHYLDEFSRVFCLAVPLVGLDGEVIGALDITGIGRRNVAQLREQFRHAALSAEQRLYAMLRDCHLLQVQHDPRWLGTPLAGVIALDGAGRVRAVSRLARQMLDLAPAGPVAPYDLRQLFPGATPAQQRRLLTPARTPQRIARDDGSHVWVRTLRAPLDRATMSRHADVLEDAADVCTAAPAASPQASLHEQSLEAIRRALREHDGNVSAAARQLGISRTTLYAKLKRLEAAGIGTDGLH
- a CDS encoding NAD(P)/FAD-dependent oxidoreductase, with amino-acid sequence MNLAEVEVAKPLPPSLWAATAEPAVVTPRLDSSTVVDVTIVGAGYTGLSTALHLAEQGLRVCVIDANEPGWGASGRNGGQVIPGLKYDPDELIRRYGPHDGNALVQMAGGAADTVFDLVARHGIRCDATRAGWIQPTHSHKLLKTLYARAGQWEARGAPVELLDRAQVSKRLGTDAFVGGWVDRRAGSVQPLSYARGLARAAQAAGAEIHGGTRAAGVERGANGWRIRTAHGPVIESKQVLLATNGYTDGLWPRLAQSVIAANSFIVATKPLADDVGATILAGGEVTSDSRRLLLYFRKDADGRLLMGGRGPFRDPRSAGDWVHLERAAQLMFPHIKDIEFEFRWAGRIAITRNFLPHVHVPAEGMTIALGYNGRGIAMATTLGKHLAALIGGTTRGLPLPPTSIEPVPFHALQRLYISAGVAWYGLLDALS